GACACCAGACTTgttatttgtaatttgtattattatgcATATCGTTGAATAGCAACTTCTTGTACACTGCTGCCATAACATTGTATAATAGAGTTACTGTAATAGAGTTGTGTCTGAAAACATCAGTAACTTATAAGTGGGTAAGAAGCATATAAAATAGTACAATACTTATACTCTAAAGATTTAGAGCACCATATTTGCTATATATACATGATGGTACAAAAGTGTTCAAAATCGATGGtttatcaaatattattttctacgtattttgaatgtttgttttcatgCAGATAAGTGCAATACCAACGGTGATCCtgtttaaaaatggaaaacaaGTATCTGATTTTAAAGGAAATGTGGATGATGCCACACTTGCCGCCTTTGTTAAAAACTCTATAAAGGAACCTTAAACTTTTTTCCATGTGTAATGATAATATGCATTTTCTTACGTTTTATTGTGAAATAAATCAGAAGGCCCGACATAATACAAGGTGTATAtgggtttgtttgtttggcTAGTGTTGTTGTGGTGAGTTATTGCAGTTTCACAGTTCCTTATGTTAATTTAAGGTACTTTGCAGTTTGCACTTCAAGTCACAAAGATTTAATtatctaatattttttattccataCAGATATTTGTGTCCACATAATATGTCTGTCACAGTTTGGTTTTATCTGAcctaaacatttgttttgttccGTTTTATGTACATCATGGatgctattatttttttacatacattttccAGAAGTATTGGCAAGAGCATTTACGTGTTGTCTAATGTCTATACGCGTAGATTCATTTACGTGCCTGATTCATGGTAAACATTCATGTGCGCCATCGAACGGTCAGATTGTTTGTTCATTGTTAAAACTCGCGGGTTCGAAAGACAACAACGCGTTTCGTCACAGTATCGTAGCAAGTCAAGTTTTTCTGTGTTGCTCTAACCGGTTAAAAGATCTAACGAAAATCTTTCAAATTGAAGTAACAGGTAATGAATGATAGATACAGCTGTTACACAGCACTTGCGATTTACTAAACAGGTTAATTAAGTTAATGAAGCAGGAAGGTATGGATGTTTCTGCATCCCCGGCTCTTGCAGTAGCTGGTGGTATGCCCATGGATATACAGTTTGAAGCTGGAGCTTCTTATCACAATTTTTCACAAGAAGATGCCCCAAAAGAAGATGAAGGCGACATAATATATGGACAGTTAATCGTCCTTGGGTAAGTTTGggataaacttttttaatcaGCATAAGATACAATCTGTAGAAAGATGGTTTACtcattttattcaaatcaTGCACCCTTTTGAATAGCTTGGGTTTATTAAATCGTTTACTTCAAAAGTAGAAAGGAATAGGCAAGTGATAACATTTACTGgtgtatagcctatatactAATGTATATACGGTAtttaaaagtgattttttcaccaaaaattcaaagattttTTCTCAATTTggataatgtatattatacatatgtatatatatatatatatatatatactgcatttaaaatgttgtgtttttctATTTGTTAGTTAAATGTTGGATGTTATGTTAATTACATTTAGATGTAAGTTATGTAATACTGATGGTTGATCTTTCCAGGACAAACGGTCAACTCCCTACCGGCGATAAAGGAAGACGGAGAAGTTGTTTTACTCTACGACGGAAGAGGAAAGCAACGGGCGTGAAACCATCAGACCAACATCAAGTATATCAGAAAGCATCACATTCAGAGGTGTGTACATAACTTTGCACCCTTTGAAATCTGCATTTTCAACATTTCGGGGTTGCAAAATTTGATCACCATTTTTTGTGGCAGACTGAGGCTTTAGAAAACATGggtttttgtaaaagtttaacattttgttatgtttcatCTTCTATGCCTAAACAAATTGGTGGAAAGGGTAGTAAAGCCACGCTGTTTATTTGTGGGCTTTGTGGGCTTTGTGGCTTATCACTTACTAAAGTTCATTGGTGCAGCTCAGAAGAAAAACAATGGGGTGATTTcggaagattttttttaatagcgCTCTCccttttcttttaatatacCCTTTTTTTACACCTTGAGTCCCATTCCTCTCGATGCCTGAAACCCCTTCTCGTGGCTTAGTCACTGTTTGGGTTATATTGAAACAGGTCCGGAAGTTAAAACTTCAGTACTTTAAAACTTCGGTGCTTTAGTTCAAAGGCGTTGAAGTTTTGTacattttgtataaatgtaactaaatTATTTGTAATTCTCCACAGACCTTTCTAAGTAAGGATCATCACAGCGTTTCATATACTTTACCGAGAAGTGTTGTAGTAGTTCCTTATGTTCATGATGATAACAGTGATATGTTCCAGGTATGCATACACTtatcaaaacaacttttacaagttttacattcaaaatattattatttaaatctcATTTAAAGCCTAAACCCAATAATATGATGCTGTGTTGgcttttttacataaacatttGTGTTACTGTCTACTGCATAGGTTAGAAGTGACTTTTCATATAGTAGCAAGAGCCTAATGACTAACTTCATGGTTATGTTACATTATTACAGTCTGGTAATTTACCAactatattgtatttaaattaccaattttatttttagtttgccAAGACTCagggtattttatttaaatgctgGCTACATTACAAAAAGGCCACAAATCCATATGCAAACTTCCGGGATATTAACATAATTTAGTTAAACAGTTtgtctattttatattttgcgaACCAACATCTTTATTTCCTAAGATTGTTGTGTTCATTGATGGTGAAAGTCACGATAGCTGATTAACTGTACAATATTCTTGGCAGCAGCAGCAGCATGGCTTATTCTATGTTAAATTTCACCTTCGAAAATCAAACAATATTCTTGCTTGGTAGCAATAGTGGCAGAACAGGACagtatttgtattatatatatttcattcagGTTAAACATAAAGTGAGTTTGGGCTTCTTTGTTAAACAGTGAATACAATGTAAAGAAGTGATTGGTTAGGCTTGGAAAGTGTTTACCCAGCTTATTTCACATTCTTTTACTACAACATGATTCTGTTAAAAGGTTAAACATTTGGTGGTGTGAGGCAACAAGTCATTATCATGTTCACCTCCCAACCTAACTTGTTTATGGTTGCTGCAGATGTGTTGTTTGTTGTCAGTATGAAACACGAGTAAAAGCATGACATGTACAAAGCACAGAGCTTTGCCATGGTATTGGTTGTAATTCAATATTAATACACATAATAAATCACAATCTTACCAGACTGAGTAAGTGAGTAATATACTCGTTGTTGTGTGTTCTCTTTTTTGACACAAACCAacagaattttgttttaataaaatttaaatcttgCTTTCATTCCATGTCTTTATACTGAAGTAACTATGCAAATATGCTTATGTGACTATATTGTCAAACCCTTTTGATCAGTTATCACATCACCACATGTGACCTGTAGCTGTGGtttctatttgaatatttcTTTGTGTTTCACGGATCACTGCACATGTTTAAACACCACATTATTAGAAATGTGCTGTTTTAAtcaattcattcatttcatttttcatgGACATTAATTCATATTTACTCTCCATGGAACATAGACGCCTTttatatgatgtaacaatacatATTATAGACCTAAATGAACCGTTACGATATTGGCTGTGCAGGCTACTATATCACGATTGATGTCAGTTACATTACGCACCACAGGGCATTCTATGTTCCACTTATCGTCGGGTTTTTACCCGGAAAGCACACCTGAAAATGTTACGTACAGTCGTGTGATTATGCGTGGTGATGACGTGTTTCATCATAAGCTAGCAATAGCATCTCGTTTAACCTGTAGCGAACCAACTACACAGCTATGTTTAGCTAGTTGTTCTAATAACGCAATGGCGTTTGCCTATCGGTTGacgtcattttaaaaataagcatAACGTAACAGAACCGGAGAATCACGTTTGTTCGTTATTTCGATGTTTGTCGCCAAGTCGGTCTCACCAAACCGTGAAGTTTCCACCAATGCTTAGTTAACGTATGTGACATCTCAAGTCCTCGTGGTAATTGGCACTCTTCAGCGCTTAGCACTTGAAAAGAACATTTGTTTAACTCTTGTTAGTCAGTCCAATTTTCACGTGCGCGcttttatctttaaaatttaaaccggAACGTGAATGTTTGTATCATCATCTTATCGCCTCGTTTCACTGCGCTTTTGATAAGTTCCCAGTAATTAAAACACACCTGAAGTTAAAGGTGTGTTCGCCGGTAAATCGCCTGACAAGACGGATCCGGTTTGCCGTGTCTATGAATTATTAATTACCTTCTATGCGTCTCAGATGCTGCTTGCTTATTAGTAAGATGATAGATTACGATACCAGTAATGAAAAGGCTCACTGCATGCAGCTACGTTTTGGAGTtaagttgtaacttgtaatggATAAGTTATAACGATCGTGGCAGGGGATTCGTAATTGCGGGTCTCAGCTCTCAACTGCGTGGATCAATTAGCGCATGCAGATTTGATCCATTTCCGATTCGAAACCAGTGTCGACGTTTCCATATACACTACATTAATAGCGACATAGTTTCAGATTGGTGGTGCAAGATTTTGATGGAAACCAGTTCAAATGAAAGTTAAATTTACGACATAACCACGTAATTGACTCCTTTGTGTTGAAACAAGTACGATTTTGAGCATGTCCAGTACGCGTCCTGACACGTTCTTTAATTCACGTTGCTGGGGCGGGACATATGtcaaataaaatctaaattgaTTCTGTCGTTAGGGAAACTCGTGTTTGTCTCAATGCGTAGTAACACCTCAACCAAAAACCACGACTTGCAAATTTAACTAAATACCCTCTAATAATCAAGGCGCAAACACTCGTTACATGATTTACATATTCTGATTTCTGACTTACGTGCGAGTCTCCATTGTCAACACAGTTCGTTCCACCTAATTTGAATTCACTTGATGTGGTGACGTTAGTCGCTCGAGCAAAGATTGTGTTTACGTTTTATGCCATGCCGGCGTGCTTTGGCCGTCAGTTAATAGGTGTTAGGTATCGTAGCTTCGAGCCGAACGAATTATGGCGGGAATACTAGTGTGTGCTTGGTTTCGTGGCGGGCGGGTCTAGACATGCCCTTTATCACTTGGTTGCTGCGTTGTCGTTATATCGTCGTTCCACTCGTGTGACATCACCACTGTTAAAACAAGTCGGTTTTGTGAACCACTTCCCTATTTCAGGCAAATAcataacagtatatatattcaaaGCTATATTTGATTTAACAAAGTTTACTATTGTTTCAAAGCTCATAATGAATATTCGTGCGTGCCTACACCAGCACGTTAACATTAAAGTAGTAAATTTTATTCACCATTAATGTTGATTGCACTGCAGTATATTTAATGACTTTATTTCcgtttcaaaatattaatccTTGCCTTTGTTGGCACTGTAAACACTAGGATGTGGTTATCTTTCTCcattacattaaattttattttagtacaaATCATCCATTGCTGTGTTGacatattttgaaacaaaagctAATGTTGTATCACTTGTATCAGTGTGTTAGGCAGTAATGtatctattaaaaataacttggaCTTGGACACACAGGGTTGTTGACTTAGTTTACAATCAAGCAGTATACATAATAAAACCTTTGATTTCTACCttacaactgttgttaaaaagtgttttctcATAAGATACAATAGATGAAacatgaattttataaaagcttgttattaaactttaatgtttaTCCTTTGTCTTAGACTTTTAGTTTTCGAATACAAAATTAtccttttttcattttcagatTGGCCGGTCAACAGAAGAACCAATCGATTTTGTGTTAATGGACATAGAAGCTGGTTCATCAATCCCTACCAACCATAAACCACAAACACAACCAAAACAAAGCACAATATCAAGGtgagttttgtgttttatatctCCAGATAAGTTTACTTAtgttgtgtaaatatattaCGATATCacattcaataaattgtatttatgaTTTGATTGGTCTAGTGCTGTTGTGTAGTTTGTGTGGGCACAGACATACCTACAATTTTATACATCAATACTTGCATTTGCCCTAAGGGAAATTCCCATTAGATTACAGTTTCATAAACcaggttttatattatttgatgaaatattttaacaccaATGAAATTATTAGCTCGATCTTCTactttattgttattaaagtgcattttacatttaactgaTGATTTCTGGAAATATATACGATACCCATAATATGCTTATTGGTAATTCCTTGTGAAAAATGAGGACTTTAATGGTGTTTTATATTGTCGCatagtttaattttgaaagttatttcTATGGTAACATCAGATCCTACATATTTAGAATTCGATTAATGGTTATTAAATTGATTCAAAGTTTTCTTTCAAGACTGTGTTTGAGCTACGAGAGGAATTTTCTCTTGAATAAAAGATTGCTTATTTAGGGACGACAACTCTGTTTGTTGTAAGATTGATTATGATTGCATATACCATCAATAATTCTTATCTTGCTTAATTTCTATATGTATGGTTACTTAATGGGTGTGAGGTGTTGTGTGATTGAGGAGAGCACACCTAATGATTTATTTGATCAGATCTTAAGCTGTTTTGTCGAAGCCTTTTTTGCTATCAGTTGTAACTCATAAACCTTTGCCTGCCACTCCACCATTTGCTATGGAACCAGAAAATCCTAAATTTATTACATGCATTTGAGTAGGTTTCCTATCAGAAatactttgtttaataaaatgacaATACAAGGCCAATATAAAACAGCCATACACTTCACTTGAACTGTATACAAACCTTCCGCATTCCATTCATACAAAGCATTATTTTGAATAGCACTCAACTCAAGCTTAACACTTCTATGTAAAGCTTCTTTATCAAAGAATACACACTACaaattatataacaaaataaattcaaattataaaatcttgtattgataaataatctaaaagaattttatttaaagctaatataaattgttttttgaatgttaCATAATCATTGTTTACCTGTAAAGGTTTGCGTGTCGAATTGTTTGTGATCGTGAGCATCCGTATACATCGAGAATCTATGCAGCAGGTTTCGATACGTCAATGAATATTATATTAGGGGTGAGTATTGAGAATTAAAGGCAATGAATTCTATAAATTAGTGTTTCTTAACCTATGGCGTGCCTATCACCGCACCTATGCATATCACTTGTGGTGCTAGAAGGTATTCAAGGTGGTACTAGAGATATTTATTTTGGCTGTATTATCTCGGCAAATCaccattaaatataaacacctaatattattacttttatttctgtgtattataaaaacaaaataacaacaaaatgaaatcataaattttgtaataacacttgacttttttaaatatgtttaatgtaTGGGAAGAAAATGGTATGctagaagaaaaaaattaggaaCCACTGCTATAAACCAAACTCTCTCTGGCCCATTATTTGCTGTATTTTGTGCCATGTGGGCTTGGTCTTGTGAGTTGAACTAAACCGCTGGTCAACTGTCCAATAATTTTAATCAATTCTGTTTAAAGACTTCGATTTCTTGAAGATGCTGTTGAATTATTCATGCGCCTCTTGCATTGCATCCTGCACATTAAACagattaatttgtttatgttgtatttgtataaGGATTTTTTAACACCGCGTCACAATTATTCCAAAAAAATCCGTGCCTACACCAGCATAACATGTAAAGTAGTAAATTCTAATCACCATTAATGTTGATTGTACCGTAGTATATTTTAAGACTTTatttccattttaaaatattggggGTTTTGGTAGAAAAATTTCAAtgtgacatttttttgttaaaattttaatgtggCTGTTTTATTTAGGAAAAAGCTCCAAAGTGGACAACAGAACAAAatgggaaaaaaataattgacgGGTTAACAACAAACGGTGTCTTAATCATGCAACCGAAGAATGGATTCAGTGAATCATCCACGCCCACTCAATGGAAAGAAACTTCTGTGTGTGGAAATATTTATCAACTTCGTGAATCCCGTTCTGCACAACTGCCAGGGATAAGGGTGAGGGGTTAAAATAGTTCAGATTTAAAGGACTGGCTTAAAACAGCTGGCAACATTTGGTTCGGTAGAATAGAAATACAACATGGCAGACATGAAACATAATACAATACACAATACTAATAAACCTCAAATAGTGTACAATGTACCCTCTAACTGTGGGCAAACTAATGCGCATAAagtattatttcaaaatattttcgatATAAAGTGTTTAGATTAAATTCACGACGGATACTATATCTACATAGCAAAACcttatttaacaaatattatgcCCCATTTACAGACGACTTTTCCGTGCAAAAATTCGGCAGGTGTATTCAAACTCAAAGGCAAATTAAGATACCTAAATGTTTCTGCCTAACAGATGTTATAGTTAATAATTACCCATTTTCCATCAGCTTTTATCTACTAGTAGTAGCAAACTTACTtgtcaaattaaaataaagaattttttcCATGTGTGAAATAAGTGGGCCTCCTGAGGTATAAACTATTGatcatttaattaatttctcagttaattaataaaggtgGTAACTAGCTGCCTCATTATTTACTGCTCTGTCAGATTTACTATAGTGATTAATTTATGGGCATTCAGTGAAATGAATAGTATGTGAATACATTACTTTTAGATGCCTGAAGATAATAATGTTCTTGTGAATGGAACGCTTATAGATCTATGTGGAGCAACTTTACTGTGGAGATCTTCAAGCCATGAGAGGTGTATGCCCGTAAGTTCAATATTCCAGATATCAGATTTACCATTTCTATAAACAACTCTCTTATAGTCATTGTCTTTTTAAAGAATATTCTTCCTACCTTACACATagtataaagtaaaatacacaTAGTATAAAGTAAAATTCTTCGCATACAACAGCtcgaaataatttaaagtaaaaaaggggaataaacaacaaatacgctgttgttaaaaattctttactataagtaaatatttacaaatactaATACAGTACTATTTGTGTTGGTGAGAATTTATGAATTTCACCTTTAAccttattagtaaacaaaggttGAATGCAATTACaaataatgtattataattgtAATCATTTATCCACAGACCCCACTACACATCGATGAACTCATCCATAAACTTAACCTGGGTCGCCCTCAATGCCCCGTCGGGCTTACCACGCTTGCTTTTCCTCGGCGGAGCAAAGCAACTAAAGAAACCGAGAAACAGCCGTGGGTTTATTTACAATGCGGACACGTGCATGGGAGGATAGAATGGGGTTATCAAGGGGAGGAAGAAAGAATCTGCCCCCTATGTCGATCCGTAAGTGTTCATgtcaatattgttttatacagaATTTAGATggaactttttgtttaatgcaaattgtttataaactttgaactccaaggtttttaaaaagaaataacttacaaaacatttttttgcattaaaaccaaaaatcataatataatttaattttgccACCCGAATAATTTAGTATTTCTGCGTGTTTTTAACTCAATCTATTGCTTTAGGTTGGTAAGTACGTGCCATTGTGGGTTGGTGGTGAACCTGCTTTTTATGTTGACATTGGACCTCCTTCttattgttttgttccatGCGGCCATGTTTGTTCACAAAAAACTGCTATGTAAGTGTGTAATCttttaatgcatttattttGAAGACATGTCATGCAttttaaagtgtaaaataGCCAGTTTTTAGTGCAAAAGTAACTTGTATgtttggagtaatgggccaattctgtcCCTAAATCCCAGGATCCATGGTGTGCCACTCTGTAGAGCCTCATTCGCAAAGAATATAACTTGTATGCTTTTGTTTGTGTATTGGCCCAATGCTATAACTTGGATTTAGTTAACCCTAGTGTGGCATTATGTTCAACTTATCACCAATGCTCTGTCAGTTTATTGCTACTTTTAATGCTTCCGTGCATTACACACACAAACGAAAACTAAAGGGGGCATTGTCATGCATACAATACGTGGTATTTTCTGGACATTTTTGTGTCAATATGACTAAACATTGTATCCGTGTCACTTGACTGTTTCGAACTGGCACAACAAAGTGGTGTTTCACATTAAAGAGAGTGGTCCCATGTGTATTAGCA
The DNA window shown above is from Ciona intestinalis chromosome 3, KH, whole genome shotgun sequence and carries:
- the pellino gene encoding pellino protein, with amino-acid sequence MKQEGMDVSASPALAVAGGMPMDIQFEAGASYHNFSQEDAPKEDEGDIIYGQLIVLGTNGQLPTGDKGRRRSCFTLRRKRKATGVKPSDQHQVYQKASHSETFLSKDHHSVSYTLPRSVVVVPYVHDDNSDMFQIGRSTEEPIDFVLMDIEAGSSIPTNHKPQTQPKQSTISRFACRIVCDREHPYTSRIYAAGFDTSMNIILGEKAPKWTTEQNGKKIIDGLTTNGVLIMQPKNGFSESSTPTQWKETSVCGNIYQLRESRSAQLPGIRMPEDNNVLVNGTLIDLCGATLLWRSSSHERCMPTPLHIDELIHKLNLGRPQCPVGLTTLAFPRRSKATKETEKQPWVYLQCGHVHGRIEWGYQGEEERICPLCRSVGKYVPLWVGGEPAFYVDIGPPSYCFVPCGHVCSQKTAIYWSQTALPHGTQAYSAACPFCATPLEGDLGYKKLIFQQPLD
- the pellino gene encoding pellino protein isoform X1, with the translated sequence MDVSASPALAVAGGMPMDIQFEAGASYHNFSQEDAPKEDEGDIIYGQLIVLGTNGQLPTGDKGRRRSCFTLRRKRKATGVKPSDQHQVYQKASHSETFLSKDHHSVSYTLPRSVVVVPYVHDDNSDMFQIGRSTEEPIDFVLMDIEAGSSIPTNHKPQTQPKQSTISRFACRIVCDREHPYTSRIYAAGFDTSMNIILGEKAPKWTTEQNGKKIIDGLTTNGVLIMQPKNGFSESSTPTQWKETSVCGNIYQLRESRSAQLPGIRMPEDNNVLVNGTLIDLCGATLLWRSSSHERCMPTPLHIDELIHKLNLGRPQCPVGLTTLAFPRRSKATKETEKQPWVYLQCGHVHGRIEWGYQGEEERICPLCRSVGKYVPLWVGGEPAFYVDIGPPSYCFVPCGHVCSQKTAIYWSQTALPHGTQAYSAACPFCATPLEGDLGYKKLIFQQPLD